The following proteins come from a genomic window of Nicotiana tomentosiformis chromosome 12, ASM39032v3, whole genome shotgun sequence:
- the LOC104107177 gene encoding trihelix transcription factor GT-3b-like: MFGGGDNENLGPFTQRLMFPNLPLHLLPGASISTATATVAGDDEFPKRDERVPPWSNQETRDFIGIRGELEKEFSLAKRSNWKNLWEMVAAKMKERGYRRSAEQCKSKWKNLVNRYKGKESSDPDNGGQFQFFDELHALFTTSTNNVHQLQLESEAGSQQAKKRPRRTIRDQSSEDVSEDEEGYESDEVKLAKSKVAPKKNIEKEKRPRTKNAEKPSRQPSLGSTNNSGRTVENIQEMLKDFFQQQLRIEMQWRETMEKCAREREVFEQEWRSSMEKLERDRMMIEQAWREREEQRRMREENRAEKRDALLTTLLNKLIGENHP, from the exons atgttTGGTGGAGGAGACAATGAAAACCTCGGACCATTTACCCAACGTCTGATGTTTCCTAATCTCCCCCTCCACCTCCTTCCCGGCGCTTCAATCTCCACCGCTACCGCCACCGTCGCCGGAGACGATGAGTTTCCTAAGCGGGACGAGCGTGTTCCGCCGTGGAGTAATCAGGAGACTAGGGATTTCATAGGTATTAGGGGTGAGCTTGAAAAGGAATTTTCTTTAGCTAAACGAAGTAATTGGAAGAATCTATGGGAGATGGTAGCTGCTAAGATGAAGGAGAGAGGGTATAGGAGAAGTGCAGAACAGTGTAAATCCAAGTGGAAGAATTTGGTCAATCGTTACAAG GGCAAGGAATCATCTGATCCAGATAATGGCGGGCAATTTCAATTTTTTGATGAGCTGCATGCACTTTTTACAACAAGTACAAATAACGTACATCAACTACAACTCGAATCTGAGGCTGGTTCCCAACAAGCAAAAAAGAGGCCTCGGAGAACAATTAGAGATCaatcttcagaggatgtctcagAAGATGAAGAAGGTTATGAGAGTGATGAAGTAAAGTTAGCAAAAAGCAAAGTTGCTCCCAAAAAGAATATTGAAAAAGAAAAGCGGCCAAGAACAAAAAATGCAGAGAAACCTTCAAGACAACCCAGCTTAGGAAGTACTAACAACAGTGGGAGAACTGTTGAAAATATTCAAGAAATGCTTAAAGATTTCTTTCAGCAGCAACTGAGGATCGAGATGCAATGGAGAGAGACAATGGAGAAGTGTGCTCGTGAAAGAGAAGTATTTGAGCAAGAATGGCGGTCGTCAATGGAGAAGCTCGAAAGGGATAGGATGATGATTGAACAGGCTTGGAGGGAGAGGGAGGAGCAAAGAAGAATGAGAGAGGAGAACCGAGCTGAAAAGAGGGATGCACTGTTGACGACGCTTTTGAACAAGCTCATAGGTGAAAATCATCCTTGA
- the LOC104107176 gene encoding mediator of RNA polymerase II transcription subunit 28 — translation MADRHHVDQQQNTEPQMNSSASRDDMIACVVALEAALLPCLPARELQAIDRSAHPYHQIDVERHARDFMEAAKKLQLHLIGLQRDDLPTRPEMLRKEIEKMEEELKTKTELIAKQERLIQGWREELKDQLDKHIMELERV, via the exons ATGGCTGACAGACATCATGTTGATCAACAGCAAAATACTGAACCACAGATGAACTCTTCTGCTTCAAGGGATGATATGATCGCCTGTGTGGTGGCATTAGAGGCTGCCTTACTACCCTGTTTGCCTGCACGAGAACTCCAGGCAATAGACCGTTCAGCCCATCCATATCATCAGA TCGATGTAGAGAGACATGCTAGAGATTTCATGGAAGCTGCCAAGAAACTTCAACTTCATTTGATTGGGTTGCAACGTGATGATCTGCCTACAAGACCCGAGATGCTTAGAAAG GAGATAGAAAAGATGGAAGAAGAGTTGAAAACAAAGACTGAACTCATAGCTAAGCAGGAGAGACTGATCCAAGGATGGAGGGAAGAGTTGAAGGACCAACTGGATAAACACATCATGGAGTTAGAAAGGGTGTAA